Proteins encoded within one genomic window of Thunnus albacares chromosome 13, fThuAlb1.1, whole genome shotgun sequence:
- the ncbp3 gene encoding nuclear cap-binding protein subunit 3 codes for MAAVRSLRVSVKSDSGSDRSESDSDSESDRDAREAEPMEVEEGELEAEDISVNRSLKELLPDTSRRYENKAGTFITGIDVNSKEAIERKEKRARRFHFHGEVSVGQRNVFLDKDSMRKAIPKLRMEAIHMTGVDDMSTQDVFGYFKEYPPAHIEWIDDTSCNVVWLDDDTTIRALINTSRMPDTEAVTTETEGGEQPGEQSKGRRGQGSDDEDEEEEGQVDEDEEEEEAGKKSGEEIEGKDSDGEAERKTKVEGGQVDDLSRAERESLLRNDLRPAIKPFKGNKLFLRLATHDDKKELGAARRSRYYMKYGNPNYGGMKGILSNSWKRRYHNRRIQRDVIKSKKPLIGDSMGHTPPYTHRHSADLVNLPEEPIKEEEEEEEEDDEDDNGDEDMDSDDRVVEYKERGDRGGGSRPLGAGLRSRAERSPSPWSESDEMDYDLELKMISTPSPKKSKKMTMYADELDGHLKSIRNRIGASGSQSRAKSSSPSKVTDVRQLLEEKRQGHSQQRPAAPAAPGGKTDVRQRLGKRRYSPDRRRSPSPASPRETPPAREPIRDVHRRLGVASQDNRGLYSNSSKDRKTSGLWSRLGSGDGDSGAGRHDRRPSSRSSGLFSSGGDGGGGGGSKSSSRRRRGDGKEGAEEDEEDEVEEDDSTLQKMWGAMIKQKQERLTHKMKKSRLDNLPSLQIEISRDSSDESDA; via the exons ATGGCGGCAGTGCGCAGCTTGCGGGTGTCGGTGAAATCAGACAGCGGCTCGGACCGCTCCGAGTCGGACTCTGACTCCGAGTCGGACCGAGATGCCCGCGAAGCCGAACCGATGGAAGTGGAGGAAGGAGAGCTGGAGGCGGAGGACATCTCCGTTAACCGATCCCTGAAGGAGCTGCTGCCG GATACGAGTCGACGCTACGAGAACAAAGCTGGAACCTTCATCACTGGAATAGATGTTAACTCTAAg GAGGCGATCGAGAGGAAAGAGAAGCGAGCGAGACGTTTCCATTTCCACGGAGAGGTGAGCGTCGGTCAGAGGAACGTTTTCCTGGATAAAGACAGTATGAGGAAAG CAATCCCCAAACTGCGTATGGAGGCGATTCACATGACGGGCGTGGACGACATGAGCACCCAGGACGTCTTCGGTTATTTTAAGGAATATCCTCCGGCACACATCGAGTGGATCGATGACACATCCT GTAACGTGGTTTGGCTGGATGACGACACAACCATCCGAGCCCTCATCAACACCAGCCGGATGCCGGACACGGAGGCTGTTACCACGGAGACGGAGGGCGGCGAGCAGCCGGGCGAGCAGAGCAAAG GTCGCCGGGGTCAAGGGTCAGACGACgaggacgaggaagaggagggtcaGGTGgacgaggacgaggaggaggaggaagcggGGAAGAAAAGCGGCGAGGAGATCGAGGGGAAAGACAGCGACGGAGAGGCGGAGCGGAAGACGAAGGTGGAGGGCGGTCAG gtggaCGATCTGtccagagcagagagagagtcGCTGCTGAGAAACGACCTTCGACCCGCCATCAAACCCTTCAAAGGAAACAAACTCTTCCTACGATTGGCTACAcatg acGATAAGAAGGAGCTGGGCGCCGCTCGTCGCAGCAGATACTACATGAAGTACGGAAACCCAAACTACGGAGGCATGAAGGGAATCCTGAGTAACTCCTG GAAGAGACGATACCACAACCGCAGGATCCAACGAGACGTCATCAAGAGTAAGAAGCCTCTGATAGGAGACAGCATGGGACACACACCTCCATACACACACCGCCActcag CCGACCTGGTCAACCTGCCGGAGGAGCCCatcaaggaggaggaggaagaggaggaggaggacgacgaAGACGACAACGGCGACGAGGACATGGACTCTGACGACAGGGTGGTGGAGTACAAGGAGCGAGGCGACAGGGGCGGAGGCTCGCGGCCGCTGGGGGCGGGGCTCCGTAGCCGGGCGGAGCGTTCGCCGTCTCCGTGGTCGGAGTCGGACGAGATGGACTACGACCTGGAGCTGAAGATGATCTCCACGCCGTCGCCCAAGAAGAGCAAGAAGATGACCATGTACGCCGACGAGCTGGACGGTCACCTGAAGAGCATCCG GAACAGGATCGGGGCGTCTGGATCTCAGAGCAGAGCCAAGTCCTCGTCGCCCAGCAAGGTGACGGACGTCcggcagctgctggaggagaaaagaCAAGGACACTCCCAGCAGAGACCGGCGGCCCCGGCGGCGCCCGGTGGGAAGACGG ATGTTCGGCAGCGGTTGGGGAAGAGGCGTTATTCTCCCGACAGGCGGCGCTCCCCGTCCCCCGCCTCCCCGAGAGAGACGCCTCCAGCCagagagccaatcagagacgTGCACCGCAGACTGGGCGTGGCCAGCCAGGACAACAGAGGCCTCTACTCCAACTCATCCAAAGATAGAAAGACAA GCGGTCTGTGGAGCAGACTCGGCTCCGGCGATGGCGACAGCGGCGCTGGACGTCACGACCGCAGACCGAGCAGCCGGTCGTCGGGCCTTTTCTCCTCCGGTGGCGACGGCGGCGGAGGCGGCGGCagcaagagcagcagcaggaggagacgGGGCGACGGAAAGGAAGGAgcggaggaggacgaggaggacgAGGTGGAGGAAGACGACTCGACGCTGCAGAAGATGTGGGGCGCCATGatcaaacagaaacaggagCGTCTGACCCACAAGATGAAGAAGAGTCGGCTGGACAACCTGCCGTCGCTGCAGATCGAGATCAGCCGCGACAGCAGCGACGAATCAGACGCCTGA
- the LOC122995393 gene encoding flocculation protein FLO11-like, producing the protein MRNLFSSTGPAPLPTILSSSTPLPTILSSSTPLPTILSSSTHDPQLLYPRSSAPLPTILSSSTPLPTILSSSTPLPTILSSSTHDPQLLYPRSSAPLPLYPRSSAPLPRILSPSTHDPQLLYPESSAPLPTILSSSTQNPQPLYPRSSAPLPRILSSSTHDPQLLYPRSSAPLPRILSPSTHDPQLLYPESSAPLPTILSSSTQNPQLLYPRSSAPLPRILSSSTQNPQPLYPRSSAPLPRILSSSTHDPQLLYPESSAPLPTILSSSTQNPQLLYPRSSAPLPTILSSSTQNPQPLYPRSSAPLPRILSPSTHDPQLLYPESSAPLPTILSSSTHDPQLLYPESSAPLPTILSSSTQNPQLLYPRSSAPLPTILSSSTQNPQPLYPALSTF; encoded by the exons ATGAGGAACCTGTTCAGCTCCACGGGACCAGCTCCCCTACCCACAATCCTCAGCTCCTCTACCCCTCTACCCACGATCCTCAGCTCCTCTACCCCTCTACCCACGATCCTCAGCTCCTCTACCCACGATCCTCAGCTCCTCTAC CCACGATCCTCAGCTCCTCTACCCACAATCCTCAGCTCCTCTACCCCTCTACCCACGATCCTCAGCTCCTCTACCCCTCTACCCACGATCCTCAGCTCCTCTACCCACGATCCTCAGCTCCTCTACCCACGATCCTCAGCTCCTCTACCCCTCTACCCACGATCCTCAGCTCCTCTACCCAGAATCCTCAGCCCCTCTACCCACGATCCTCAGCTCCTCTACCCAGAATCCTCAGCTCCTCTACCCACGATCCTCAGCTCCTCTACCCAGAATCCTCAGCCCCTCTACCCACGATCCTCAGCTCCTCTACCCAGAATCCTCAGCTCCTCTACCCACGATCCTCAGCTCCTCTACCCACGATCCTCAGCTCCTCTACCCAGAATCCTCAGCCCCTCTACCCACGATCCTCAGCTCCTCTACCCAGAATCCTCAGCTCCTCTACCCACGATCCTCAGCTCCTCTACCCAGAATCCTCAGCTCCTCTACCCACGATCCTCAGCTCCTCTACCCAGAATCCTCAGCTCCTCTACCCAGAATCCTCAGCCCCTCTACCCACGATCCTCAGCTCCTCTACCCAGAATCCTCAGCTCCTCTACCCACGATCCTCAGCTCCTCTACCCAGAATCCTCAGCTCCTCTACCCACGATCCTCAGCTCCTCTACCCAGAATCCTCAGCTCCTCTACCCACGATCCTCAGCTCCTCTACCCACGATCCTCAGCTCCTCTACCCAGAATCCTCAGCCCCTCTACCCACGATCCTCAGCTCCTCTACCCAGAATCCTCAGCCCCTCTACCCACGATCCTCAGCTCCTCTACCCAGAATCCTCAGCTCCTCTACCCACGATCCTCAGCTCCTCTACCCACGATCCTCAGCTCCTCTACCCAGAATCCTCAGCCCCTCTACCCACGATCCTCAGCTCCTCTACCCAGAATCCTCAGCTCCTCTACCCACGATCCTCAGCTCCTCTACCCACGATCCTCAGCTCCTCTACCCAGAATCCTCAGCCCCTCTACCCAGCACTAAGCACGTTTTGA